From the genome of Tachysurus fulvidraco isolate hzauxx_2018 chromosome 20, HZAU_PFXX_2.0, whole genome shotgun sequence, one region includes:
- the picalma gene encoding phosphatidylinositol binding clathrin assembly protein a isoform X6, whose protein sequence is MSGQSITDRITAAQHSVTGSAVSKTVCKATTHEIMGPKKKHLDYLIQCTNEMNVNIPQLADTLFERTTSTSWVVVFKSLITTHQIMVYGNERFIQYLASRNTLFNLSNFLDKSGLQGYDMSTFIRRYSRYLNEKAVSYRQVAFDFTKVKRGADGIMRTMNTEKLLKTLPIVQNQMDSLLDFNVNANELTNGVINAAFMLLFKDAIRLFAAYNEGIINLLEKYFDMKKAQCKEGLDIYKKFLTRMTRISEFLKVAEQVGIDRGDIPDLSQFTVCAPSSLLDALEQHLASLEGKKVKDSTAASRASTLSNAVSSLANTGISFTKVDEREKQAALEEEQARLKSLKFLDGFQNPHSKPTVFSRQEQRLKELSKRPSTSSTTAASPVSTASGSISTAPAIDLFSTPSSTNSASKVPNDLLDLQQAFQSSLSLPTALPVANTWGDPFTSSESVDDSIPNLNPFLSKSIDAVPPPPLSSDAVSFPSRTPSHEMFSDSFCSSAPYSNTSLFHSEPSAVAGLFGGFSASPIPQPANSSGLNVDFDSVFGNKSTANNTDSAGKLWALALHGMHDFDDVLGGILKPTVASPSQGMPPSILQSGKLVSDDLDSSLANLVGNLSIGNGTTKNEIHWSQPGEKKLTGGSNWQPKNAPTTTWNPASMNGMHFPQYAPSVMSFPATTPTGIMGYTMPAQMAPVAMMTQPTMMYTQPVMRSANPFGSMSGAQPPAASSPSSQSSLRPPGQDLFAQLSLKEFL, encoded by the exons ATCTGATTCAGTGCACAAACGAGATGAATGTGAACATCCCTCAACTGGCGGACACGCTGTTTGAACGGACCACCAGCACCAGCTGGGTGGTCGTGTTCAAATCCCTCATCACCACACACCAAATTATGGTCTACGGCAATgag AGATTTATTCAGTACCTGGCTTCCAGGAACACATTATTCAACCTCAGTaattttttggacaaaagtggCTTACAAG GCTATGATATGTCTACATTTATCCGGCGGTATAGCCGTTATCTTAACGAAAAGGCTGTGTCTTACAGACAGGTTGCTTTTGACTTTACTAAAGTAAAGAGGGG GGCAGATGGTATTATGAGAACCATGAACACAGAGAAGCTGCTGAAGACCCTACCAATTGTCCAGAATCAGATGGACTCACTTCTCGACTTTAAC GTAAATGCAAATGAACTCACAAATGGAGTCATTAATGCCGCCTTCATGCTCTTGTTTAAAGATGCCATCCGGCTATTTGCTGCTTACAACGAAGGGATCATCAACTTGCTCG AGAAGTACTTTGATATGAAGAAAGCCCAGTGTAAAGAAGGACTTGACATCTACAAGAAATTCCTCACCCGTATGACAAGAATCTCAGAGTTCCTCAAAGTTGCTGAG CAAGTTGGCATTGACCGaggtgatataccagacctgtCTCAG TTTACGGTCTGC GCCCCCAGTAGTCTCCTGGATGCACTGGAGCAGCACCTGGCATCACTAGAGGGAAAAAAGGTGAAGGACTCAACGGCAGCCAGCAG gGCCAGCACACTGTCCAATGCAGTGTCCTCTCTGGCAAACACAGGCATATCTTTCACCAAAGTCGATGAGAGGGAAAAACAGGCAGCCCTAGAGGAGGAACAAGCTCGTTTAAAAAGCCTTAAG TTTTTGGACGGGTTCCAAAATCCTCACTCGAAACCAACTGTATTCTCCCGGCAGGAGCAGCGTCTAAAGGAACTCTCCAAAAGGCCTTCCACATCCTCAACAACAGCTGCGTCTCCAGTATCCACAGCATCTGGAAGCATCAGCACCGCTCCAGCAATCGACCTGTTCTCCACACCCAGCTCCACCAACAG tGCTTCAAAGGTGCCAAATGATCTCCTGGATCTCCAGCAAGCATTCCAGTCATCTCTGTCTCTACCCACTGCTCTGCCTGTAGCTAACACATGGGGAG ATCCTTTCACCTCTTCAGAGAGTGTCGACGACTCCATTCCAAACTTAAATCCTTTCCTATCCAAATCTATCGATGCTgttcctccacctcctctgTCTTCAGATGCTGTTAGTTTTCCTTCTAGGACTCCCAGTCATGAAATGTTTAGTG ACTCGTTCTGTTCATCTGCCCCCTACTCTAACACATCACTGTTCCACTCCGAACCTTCCGCTGTAGCTGGACTATTTGGAG GGTTTTCAGCGTCTCCCATCCCTCAGCCAGCCAACTCTTCCGGCCTTAACGTTGACTTTGACTCAGTGTTTGGCAATAAATCCACTGCTAACAACACAGACTCTGCTG GTAAACTCTGGGCCTTGGCTTTGCATGGTATGCATGACTTCG ATGATGTTTTAGGTGGTATCCTGAAACCCACAGTAGCTTCTCCAAGCCAGGGCATGCCACCCAGTATACTACAATCTGGAAAACTGGTGTCTGATGACCTGGACTCCTCTCTGGCCAATCTTGTGGGCA ATCTGAGTATTGGAAATGGCACAACAAAAAA TGAGATCCACTGGAGTCAGCCTGGTGAGAAGAAGCTAACTGGTGGAAGTAACTGGCAACCAAAGAATGCTCCAACCACAACATGGAACCCTGCCAGTATG AATGGCATGCATTTCCCACAATAC GCGCCGTCCGTCATGTCTTTCCCTGCCACGACACCCACAGGCATTATGGGATACACAATG CCAGCACAGATGGCTCCAGTGGCCATGATGACGCAGCCTACCATGATGTACACACAGCCTGTGATGAGGTCGGCTAACCCTTTTGGCTCAATGTCAGGAGCACAG CCCCCGGCTGCCTCTAGTCCCTCAAGTCAGAGTTCTCTCAGACCTCCAGGACAGGACCTCTTTGCACAGCTTTCTCTCAAGGAATTCCTTTAG
- the picalma gene encoding phosphatidylinositol binding clathrin assembly protein a isoform X2 → MSGQSITDRITAAQHSVTGSAVSKTVCKATTHEIMGPKKKHLDYLIQCTNEMNVNIPQLADTLFERTTSTSWVVVFKSLITTHQIMVYGNERFIQYLASRNTLFNLSNFLDKSGLQGYDMSTFIRRYSRYLNEKAVSYRQVAFDFTKVKRGADGIMRTMNTEKLLKTLPIVQNQMDSLLDFNVNANELTNGVINAAFMLLFKDAIRLFAAYNEGIINLLEKYFDMKKAQCKEGLDIYKKFLTRMTRISEFLKVAEQVGIDRGDIPDLSQFTVCAPSSLLDALEQHLASLEGKKVKDSTAASRASTLSNAVSSLANTGISFTKVDEREKQAALEEEQARLKSLKFLDGFQNPHSKPTVFSRQEQRLKELSKRPSTSSTTAASPVSTASGSISTAPAIDLFSTPSSTNSASKVPNDLLDLQQAFQSSLSLPTALPVANTWGDPFTSSESVDDSIPNLNPFLSKSIDAVPPPPLSSDAVSFPSRTPSHEMFSDHYNPFLDSSSSVASTLEPCARLKGFLSDSFCSSAPYSNTSLFHSEPSAVAGLFGGFSASPIPQPANSSGLNVDFDSVFGNKSTANNTDSADDVLGGILKPTVASPSQGMPPSILQSGKLVSDDLDSSLANLVGNLSIGNGTTKNEIHWSQPGEKKLTGGSNWQPKNAPTTTWNPASMNGMHFPQYAPSVMSFPATTPTGIMGYTMPAQMAPVAMMTQPTMMYTQPVMRSANPFGSMSGAQPPAASSPSSQSSLRPPGQDLFAQLSLKEFL, encoded by the exons ATCTGATTCAGTGCACAAACGAGATGAATGTGAACATCCCTCAACTGGCGGACACGCTGTTTGAACGGACCACCAGCACCAGCTGGGTGGTCGTGTTCAAATCCCTCATCACCACACACCAAATTATGGTCTACGGCAATgag AGATTTATTCAGTACCTGGCTTCCAGGAACACATTATTCAACCTCAGTaattttttggacaaaagtggCTTACAAG GCTATGATATGTCTACATTTATCCGGCGGTATAGCCGTTATCTTAACGAAAAGGCTGTGTCTTACAGACAGGTTGCTTTTGACTTTACTAAAGTAAAGAGGGG GGCAGATGGTATTATGAGAACCATGAACACAGAGAAGCTGCTGAAGACCCTACCAATTGTCCAGAATCAGATGGACTCACTTCTCGACTTTAAC GTAAATGCAAATGAACTCACAAATGGAGTCATTAATGCCGCCTTCATGCTCTTGTTTAAAGATGCCATCCGGCTATTTGCTGCTTACAACGAAGGGATCATCAACTTGCTCG AGAAGTACTTTGATATGAAGAAAGCCCAGTGTAAAGAAGGACTTGACATCTACAAGAAATTCCTCACCCGTATGACAAGAATCTCAGAGTTCCTCAAAGTTGCTGAG CAAGTTGGCATTGACCGaggtgatataccagacctgtCTCAG TTTACGGTCTGC GCCCCCAGTAGTCTCCTGGATGCACTGGAGCAGCACCTGGCATCACTAGAGGGAAAAAAGGTGAAGGACTCAACGGCAGCCAGCAG gGCCAGCACACTGTCCAATGCAGTGTCCTCTCTGGCAAACACAGGCATATCTTTCACCAAAGTCGATGAGAGGGAAAAACAGGCAGCCCTAGAGGAGGAACAAGCTCGTTTAAAAAGCCTTAAG TTTTTGGACGGGTTCCAAAATCCTCACTCGAAACCAACTGTATTCTCCCGGCAGGAGCAGCGTCTAAAGGAACTCTCCAAAAGGCCTTCCACATCCTCAACAACAGCTGCGTCTCCAGTATCCACAGCATCTGGAAGCATCAGCACCGCTCCAGCAATCGACCTGTTCTCCACACCCAGCTCCACCAACAG tGCTTCAAAGGTGCCAAATGATCTCCTGGATCTCCAGCAAGCATTCCAGTCATCTCTGTCTCTACCCACTGCTCTGCCTGTAGCTAACACATGGGGAG ATCCTTTCACCTCTTCAGAGAGTGTCGACGACTCCATTCCAAACTTAAATCCTTTCCTATCCAAATCTATCGATGCTgttcctccacctcctctgTCTTCAGATGCTGTTAGTTTTCCTTCTAGGACTCCCAGTCATGAAATGTTTAGTG ATCATTACAATCCCTTTCTTGATTCAAGCTCATCTGTTGCCTCCACTCTTGAGCCCTGTGCTCGCTTAAAGGGCTTTCTCTCAG ACTCGTTCTGTTCATCTGCCCCCTACTCTAACACATCACTGTTCCACTCCGAACCTTCCGCTGTAGCTGGACTATTTGGAG GGTTTTCAGCGTCTCCCATCCCTCAGCCAGCCAACTCTTCCGGCCTTAACGTTGACTTTGACTCAGTGTTTGGCAATAAATCCACTGCTAACAACACAGACTCTGCTG ATGATGTTTTAGGTGGTATCCTGAAACCCACAGTAGCTTCTCCAAGCCAGGGCATGCCACCCAGTATACTACAATCTGGAAAACTGGTGTCTGATGACCTGGACTCCTCTCTGGCCAATCTTGTGGGCA ATCTGAGTATTGGAAATGGCACAACAAAAAA TGAGATCCACTGGAGTCAGCCTGGTGAGAAGAAGCTAACTGGTGGAAGTAACTGGCAACCAAAGAATGCTCCAACCACAACATGGAACCCTGCCAGTATG AATGGCATGCATTTCCCACAATAC GCGCCGTCCGTCATGTCTTTCCCTGCCACGACACCCACAGGCATTATGGGATACACAATG CCAGCACAGATGGCTCCAGTGGCCATGATGACGCAGCCTACCATGATGTACACACAGCCTGTGATGAGGTCGGCTAACCCTTTTGGCTCAATGTCAGGAGCACAG CCCCCGGCTGCCTCTAGTCCCTCAAGTCAGAGTTCTCTCAGACCTCCAGGACAGGACCTCTTTGCACAGCTTTCTCTCAAGGAATTCCTTTAG
- the picalma gene encoding phosphatidylinositol binding clathrin assembly protein a isoform X7, protein MSGQSITDRITAAQHSVTGSAVSKTVCKATTHEIMGPKKKHLDYLIQCTNEMNVNIPQLADTLFERTTSTSWVVVFKSLITTHQIMVYGNERFIQYLASRNTLFNLSNFLDKSGLQGYDMSTFIRRYSRYLNEKAVSYRQVAFDFTKVKRGADGIMRTMNTEKLLKTLPIVQNQMDSLLDFNVNANELTNGVINAAFMLLFKDAIRLFAAYNEGIINLLEKYFDMKKAQCKEGLDIYKKFLTRMTRISEFLKVAEQVGIDRGDIPDLSQFTVCAPSSLLDALEQHLASLEGKKVKDSTAASRASTLSNAVSSLANTGISFTKVDEREKQAALEEEQARLKSLKEQRLKELSKRPSTSSTTAASPVSTASGSISTAPAIDLFSTPSSTNSASKVPNDLLDLQQAFQSSLSLPTALPVANTWGDPFTSSESVDDSIPNLNPFLSKSIDAVPPPPLSSDAVSFPSRTPSHEMFSDHYNPFLDSSSSVASTLEPCARLKGFLSDSFCSSAPYSNTSLFHSEPSAVAGLFGGFSASPIPQPANSSGLNVDFDSVFGNKSTANNTDSADDVLGGILKPTVASPSQGMPPSILQSGKLVSDDLDSSLANLVGNLSIGNGTTKNEIHWSQPGEKKLTGGSNWQPKNAPTTTWNPASMNGMHFPQYAPSVMSFPATTPTGIMGYTMPAQMAPVAMMTQPTMMYTQPVMRSANPFGSMSGAQPPAASSPSSQSSLRPPGQDLFAQLSLKEFL, encoded by the exons ATCTGATTCAGTGCACAAACGAGATGAATGTGAACATCCCTCAACTGGCGGACACGCTGTTTGAACGGACCACCAGCACCAGCTGGGTGGTCGTGTTCAAATCCCTCATCACCACACACCAAATTATGGTCTACGGCAATgag AGATTTATTCAGTACCTGGCTTCCAGGAACACATTATTCAACCTCAGTaattttttggacaaaagtggCTTACAAG GCTATGATATGTCTACATTTATCCGGCGGTATAGCCGTTATCTTAACGAAAAGGCTGTGTCTTACAGACAGGTTGCTTTTGACTTTACTAAAGTAAAGAGGGG GGCAGATGGTATTATGAGAACCATGAACACAGAGAAGCTGCTGAAGACCCTACCAATTGTCCAGAATCAGATGGACTCACTTCTCGACTTTAAC GTAAATGCAAATGAACTCACAAATGGAGTCATTAATGCCGCCTTCATGCTCTTGTTTAAAGATGCCATCCGGCTATTTGCTGCTTACAACGAAGGGATCATCAACTTGCTCG AGAAGTACTTTGATATGAAGAAAGCCCAGTGTAAAGAAGGACTTGACATCTACAAGAAATTCCTCACCCGTATGACAAGAATCTCAGAGTTCCTCAAAGTTGCTGAG CAAGTTGGCATTGACCGaggtgatataccagacctgtCTCAG TTTACGGTCTGC GCCCCCAGTAGTCTCCTGGATGCACTGGAGCAGCACCTGGCATCACTAGAGGGAAAAAAGGTGAAGGACTCAACGGCAGCCAGCAG gGCCAGCACACTGTCCAATGCAGTGTCCTCTCTGGCAAACACAGGCATATCTTTCACCAAAGTCGATGAGAGGGAAAAACAGGCAGCCCTAGAGGAGGAACAAGCTCGTTTAAAAAGCCTTAAG GAGCAGCGTCTAAAGGAACTCTCCAAAAGGCCTTCCACATCCTCAACAACAGCTGCGTCTCCAGTATCCACAGCATCTGGAAGCATCAGCACCGCTCCAGCAATCGACCTGTTCTCCACACCCAGCTCCACCAACAG tGCTTCAAAGGTGCCAAATGATCTCCTGGATCTCCAGCAAGCATTCCAGTCATCTCTGTCTCTACCCACTGCTCTGCCTGTAGCTAACACATGGGGAG ATCCTTTCACCTCTTCAGAGAGTGTCGACGACTCCATTCCAAACTTAAATCCTTTCCTATCCAAATCTATCGATGCTgttcctccacctcctctgTCTTCAGATGCTGTTAGTTTTCCTTCTAGGACTCCCAGTCATGAAATGTTTAGTG ATCATTACAATCCCTTTCTTGATTCAAGCTCATCTGTTGCCTCCACTCTTGAGCCCTGTGCTCGCTTAAAGGGCTTTCTCTCAG ACTCGTTCTGTTCATCTGCCCCCTACTCTAACACATCACTGTTCCACTCCGAACCTTCCGCTGTAGCTGGACTATTTGGAG GGTTTTCAGCGTCTCCCATCCCTCAGCCAGCCAACTCTTCCGGCCTTAACGTTGACTTTGACTCAGTGTTTGGCAATAAATCCACTGCTAACAACACAGACTCTGCTG ATGATGTTTTAGGTGGTATCCTGAAACCCACAGTAGCTTCTCCAAGCCAGGGCATGCCACCCAGTATACTACAATCTGGAAAACTGGTGTCTGATGACCTGGACTCCTCTCTGGCCAATCTTGTGGGCA ATCTGAGTATTGGAAATGGCACAACAAAAAA TGAGATCCACTGGAGTCAGCCTGGTGAGAAGAAGCTAACTGGTGGAAGTAACTGGCAACCAAAGAATGCTCCAACCACAACATGGAACCCTGCCAGTATG AATGGCATGCATTTCCCACAATAC GCGCCGTCCGTCATGTCTTTCCCTGCCACGACACCCACAGGCATTATGGGATACACAATG CCAGCACAGATGGCTCCAGTGGCCATGATGACGCAGCCTACCATGATGTACACACAGCCTGTGATGAGGTCGGCTAACCCTTTTGGCTCAATGTCAGGAGCACAG CCCCCGGCTGCCTCTAGTCCCTCAAGTCAGAGTTCTCTCAGACCTCCAGGACAGGACCTCTTTGCACAGCTTTCTCTCAAGGAATTCCTTTAG
- the picalma gene encoding phosphatidylinositol binding clathrin assembly protein a isoform X3 has protein sequence MSGQSITDRITAAQHSVTGSAVSKTVCKATTHEIMGPKKKHLDYLIQCTNEMNVNIPQLADTLFERTTSTSWVVVFKSLITTHQIMVYGNERFIQYLASRNTLFNLSNFLDKSGLQGYDMSTFIRRYSRYLNEKAVSYRQVAFDFTKVKRGADGIMRTMNTEKLLKTLPIVQNQMDSLLDFNVNANELTNGVINAAFMLLFKDAIRLFAAYNEGIINLLEKYFDMKKAQCKEGLDIYKKFLTRMTRISEFLKVAEQVGIDRGDIPDLSQFTVCAPSSLLDALEQHLASLEGKKVKDSTAASRASTLSNAVSSLANTGISFTKVDEREKQAALEEEQARLKSLKFLDGFQNPHSKPTVFSRQEQRLKELSKRPSTSSTTAASPVSTASGSISTAPAIDLFSTPSSTNSASKVPNDLLDLQQAFQSSLSLPTALPVANTWGDPFTSSESVDDSIPNLNPFLSKSIDAVPPPPLSSDAVSFPSRTPSHEMFSDHYNPFLDSSSSVASTLEPCARLKGFLSDSFCSSAPYSNTSLFHSEPSAVAGLFGGFSASPIPQPANSSGLNVDFDSVFGNKSTANNTDSAGGILKPTVASPSQGMPPSILQSGKLVSDDLDSSLANLVGNLSIGNGTTKNEIHWSQPGEKKLTGGSNWQPKNAPTTTWNPASMNGMHFPQYAPSVMSFPATTPTGIMGYTMPAQMAPVAMMTQPTMMYTQPVMRSANPFGSMSGAQPPAASSPSSQSSLRPPGQDLFAQLSLKEFL, from the exons ATCTGATTCAGTGCACAAACGAGATGAATGTGAACATCCCTCAACTGGCGGACACGCTGTTTGAACGGACCACCAGCACCAGCTGGGTGGTCGTGTTCAAATCCCTCATCACCACACACCAAATTATGGTCTACGGCAATgag AGATTTATTCAGTACCTGGCTTCCAGGAACACATTATTCAACCTCAGTaattttttggacaaaagtggCTTACAAG GCTATGATATGTCTACATTTATCCGGCGGTATAGCCGTTATCTTAACGAAAAGGCTGTGTCTTACAGACAGGTTGCTTTTGACTTTACTAAAGTAAAGAGGGG GGCAGATGGTATTATGAGAACCATGAACACAGAGAAGCTGCTGAAGACCCTACCAATTGTCCAGAATCAGATGGACTCACTTCTCGACTTTAAC GTAAATGCAAATGAACTCACAAATGGAGTCATTAATGCCGCCTTCATGCTCTTGTTTAAAGATGCCATCCGGCTATTTGCTGCTTACAACGAAGGGATCATCAACTTGCTCG AGAAGTACTTTGATATGAAGAAAGCCCAGTGTAAAGAAGGACTTGACATCTACAAGAAATTCCTCACCCGTATGACAAGAATCTCAGAGTTCCTCAAAGTTGCTGAG CAAGTTGGCATTGACCGaggtgatataccagacctgtCTCAG TTTACGGTCTGC GCCCCCAGTAGTCTCCTGGATGCACTGGAGCAGCACCTGGCATCACTAGAGGGAAAAAAGGTGAAGGACTCAACGGCAGCCAGCAG gGCCAGCACACTGTCCAATGCAGTGTCCTCTCTGGCAAACACAGGCATATCTTTCACCAAAGTCGATGAGAGGGAAAAACAGGCAGCCCTAGAGGAGGAACAAGCTCGTTTAAAAAGCCTTAAG TTTTTGGACGGGTTCCAAAATCCTCACTCGAAACCAACTGTATTCTCCCGGCAGGAGCAGCGTCTAAAGGAACTCTCCAAAAGGCCTTCCACATCCTCAACAACAGCTGCGTCTCCAGTATCCACAGCATCTGGAAGCATCAGCACCGCTCCAGCAATCGACCTGTTCTCCACACCCAGCTCCACCAACAG tGCTTCAAAGGTGCCAAATGATCTCCTGGATCTCCAGCAAGCATTCCAGTCATCTCTGTCTCTACCCACTGCTCTGCCTGTAGCTAACACATGGGGAG ATCCTTTCACCTCTTCAGAGAGTGTCGACGACTCCATTCCAAACTTAAATCCTTTCCTATCCAAATCTATCGATGCTgttcctccacctcctctgTCTTCAGATGCTGTTAGTTTTCCTTCTAGGACTCCCAGTCATGAAATGTTTAGTG ATCATTACAATCCCTTTCTTGATTCAAGCTCATCTGTTGCCTCCACTCTTGAGCCCTGTGCTCGCTTAAAGGGCTTTCTCTCAG ACTCGTTCTGTTCATCTGCCCCCTACTCTAACACATCACTGTTCCACTCCGAACCTTCCGCTGTAGCTGGACTATTTGGAG GGTTTTCAGCGTCTCCCATCCCTCAGCCAGCCAACTCTTCCGGCCTTAACGTTGACTTTGACTCAGTGTTTGGCAATAAATCCACTGCTAACAACACAGACTCTGCTG GTGGTATCCTGAAACCCACAGTAGCTTCTCCAAGCCAGGGCATGCCACCCAGTATACTACAATCTGGAAAACTGGTGTCTGATGACCTGGACTCCTCTCTGGCCAATCTTGTGGGCA ATCTGAGTATTGGAAATGGCACAACAAAAAA TGAGATCCACTGGAGTCAGCCTGGTGAGAAGAAGCTAACTGGTGGAAGTAACTGGCAACCAAAGAATGCTCCAACCACAACATGGAACCCTGCCAGTATG AATGGCATGCATTTCCCACAATAC GCGCCGTCCGTCATGTCTTTCCCTGCCACGACACCCACAGGCATTATGGGATACACAATG CCAGCACAGATGGCTCCAGTGGCCATGATGACGCAGCCTACCATGATGTACACACAGCCTGTGATGAGGTCGGCTAACCCTTTTGGCTCAATGTCAGGAGCACAG CCCCCGGCTGCCTCTAGTCCCTCAAGTCAGAGTTCTCTCAGACCTCCAGGACAGGACCTCTTTGCACAGCTTTCTCTCAAGGAATTCCTTTAG